In Tursiops truncatus isolate mTurTru1 chromosome 19, mTurTru1.mat.Y, whole genome shotgun sequence, a genomic segment contains:
- the RINL gene encoding ras and Rab interactor-like protein isoform X1 has protein sequence MGRGEGCWGCLQLLPLDSEAPSIQFPSATGPRTPSLTLCPWASPSCTFDPISVSNCLPLSPGLLVPVCPRLIPSQANGAGETPLRVLGTPEPLLRLQRTWGVWQIPELDAQDAKALLELWPPGSFLVIGHDPRQVLVLRTGPSPGEINTYQILKLPGGVSLESSNLCMSDLPHLLAFLSASRDVLPRTLLLPPPTLGPGDQNTDPLQIGSIQLNTSGRVFFVVNKLYLETHRGWEMEQMPPETTPETAERHGPAPRTPAPHQVSWVEGPLSPEVHHPRPALASLVEEKKEDDYKDEEEGAEDALTRHIRALARARSSYVARQFRGFRVRLTSEAEGPHRPGDPATELLQDMRHLLADLQDHLAKDPDVRAVFESRAPGAPQKDEDLGPAVEAALCRAVLAPLKPALWTRLRTLRAPALRQLRRRQIALRAEAGPPGAQGAGHERRGPVPALRSRIHARLARLHSACAPRRKASLLLAVCSDVYEGLARDENQEPLGADAFLPALTEELIWSPDIGETQLDVEFLMELLDPDELRGEAGYYLTTWFGALYHIAHYQPDTGRAPQGLSSEARASLRQWHRRRTLHRQSPTEAQAKLPFEEPWAIEIVQEVHSSSAFDFRP, from the exons ATGGGGAGAGGTGAGGGCTGCTGGGGCTGTCTCCAGCTCCTGCCCCTGGATTCAGAAGCCCCTTCCATCCAGTTCCCATCCGCCACAGGACCCAGAACCCCATCTCTGACCCTTTGCCCCTGGGCTTCCCCTTCCTGTACCTTTGACCCCATCTCAGTGTCCAACTGCCTTCCTCTGTCCCCTGGTCTCCTGGTCCCTGTGTGTCCCAGACTAATCCCATCACAGGCGAATGGAGCAGGTGAGACCCCCTTAAGAGTCCTTGGGACCCCAGAGCCACTCCTTCGCCTTCAGAGGACATGGGGGGTGTGGCAGATCCCAGAGCTGGATGCCCAGGATGCAAAAGCCCTTCTGGAGCTGTGGCCACCAGGG AGTTTCCTGGTCATAGGACATGATCCCAGACAGGTCCTTGTGTTGAGGACAGGACCTTCACCAGGGGAAATCAACACCTACCAGATCCTGAAGCTTCCTGGAG GTGTGTCTCTGGAGTCCTCTAACCTCTGCATGTCAGACCTGCCCCATCTCCTGGCCTTCCTATCAGCCAGCAG GGATGTTTTGCCCAGAACACTGCTCTTGCCCCCTCCCACTCTAGGGCCTGGAGACCAAAACACAG ATCCTCTGCAGATTGGCAGCATCCAACTCAACACCTCAGGGAGGGTGTTCTTTGTGGTGAACAAGCTCTACCTGGAGACCCACAGAGGGTGGGAGATGGAGCAGATGCCCCCAGAGACAACTCCAGAGACTGCCGAGAGACATGGTCCAG CCCCCAGGACTCCAGCCCCTCACCAGGTCTCCTGGGTGGAAGGCCCACTCAGCCCAGAAGTACACCATCCTAGGCCAGCTCTGGCCAGCCTggtggaagagaagaaggaggatgACTACAAAGATGAAGAAGAGGGAGCTGAGGATGCGCTCACGCGTCACATCCGGGCTCTAGCCAGGGCCCGGAGCAGCTACGTGGCCAGGCAGTTCCGGGGCTTTCGGGTGCGCCTCACCTCAGAGGCTGAAGGTCCCCACAGGCCTGGGGACCCGGCCACAGAGCTGCTTCAGGATATGCGGCACCTCCTTGCTGACCTCCAAGATCACTTAGCAAAGGACCCCGATGTCAGGGCTGTCTTTGAGAGCAGGGCTCCCGGGGCCCCCCAGAAGGACGAGGATCTAG GCCCCGCGGTGGAGGCGGCCCTGTGCCGGGCGGTGCTGGCGCCTCTGAAGCCGGCCCTGTGGACTCGACTCCGCACGCTCCGCGCCCCAGCTCTGCGGCAACTGCGGCGGCGACAGATAGCCCTGCGGGCGGAGGCGGGGCCTCCGGGAGCTCAGGGGGCGGGGCATGAGAGGCGGGGCCCCGTCCCCGCCCTGCGAAGCCGCATCCACGCGCGCCTGGCGCGCCTCCACTCAGCCTGCGCCCCACGCCGCAAGGCGTCGCTCCTGCTGGCGGTGTGCAGTGACGTCTACGAGGGCCTGGCTCGGGACGAAAACCAAG AGCCCCTGGGGGCCGACGCCTTCCTGCCAGCGCTAACAGAGGAACTAATCTGGAGTCCGGACATTGGGGAGACTCAGCTTGACGTGGAGTTTCTCATGGAGCTCTTGGATCCGGACGAGCTACGGGGAGAGG CCGGGTACTACCTGACCACGTGGTTTGGGGCCCTGTACCACATTGCCCACTACCAGCCCGACACGGGCCGCGCGCCCCAGGGGCTCAGCTCTGAGGCTCGGGCCTCCCTGCGCCAGTGGCACCGCAGGCGGACGCTGCATAGACAGAGCCCCACCGAAGCCCAG gCCAAGCTGCCCTTTGAGGAACCATGGGCAATAGAGATTGTGCAAGAG gtccactcaAGTTCAGCCTTTGATTTTAGACCCTAA
- the RINL gene encoding ras and Rab interactor-like protein isoform X4, with translation MMVQPEDKASAGPTDGERLIPSQANGAGETPLRVLGTPEPLLRLQRTWGVWQIPELDAQDAKALLELWPPGSFLVIGHDPRQVLVLRTGPSPGEINTYQILKLPGGVSLESSNLCMSDLPHLLAFLSASRDVLPRTLLLPPPTLGPGDQNTDPLQIGSIQLNTSGRVFFVVNKLYLETHRGWEMEQMPPETTPETAERHGPAPRTPAPHQVSWVEGPLSPEVHHPRPALASLVEEKKEDDYKDEEEGAEDALTRHIRALARARSSYVARQFRGFRVRLTSEAEGPHRPGDPATELLQDMRHLLADLQDHLAKDPDVRAVFESRAPGAPQKDEDLGPAVEAALCRAVLAPLKPALWTRLRTLRAPALRQLRRRQIALRAEAGPPGAQGAGHERRGPVPALRSRIHARLARLHSACAPRRKASLLLAVCSDVYEGLARDENQEPLGADAFLPALTEELIWSPDIGETQLDVEFLMELLDPDELRGEAGYYLTTWFGALYHIAHYQPDTGRAPQGLSSEARASLRQWHRRRTLHRQSPTEAQAKLPFEEPWAIEIVQEASDD, from the exons ATGATGGTACAGCCAGAGGACAAGGCCTCAGCAGGCCCCACCGATGGGGAGAG ACTAATCCCATCACAGGCGAATGGAGCAGGTGAGACCCCCTTAAGAGTCCTTGGGACCCCAGAGCCACTCCTTCGCCTTCAGAGGACATGGGGGGTGTGGCAGATCCCAGAGCTGGATGCCCAGGATGCAAAAGCCCTTCTGGAGCTGTGGCCACCAGGG AGTTTCCTGGTCATAGGACATGATCCCAGACAGGTCCTTGTGTTGAGGACAGGACCTTCACCAGGGGAAATCAACACCTACCAGATCCTGAAGCTTCCTGGAG GTGTGTCTCTGGAGTCCTCTAACCTCTGCATGTCAGACCTGCCCCATCTCCTGGCCTTCCTATCAGCCAGCAG GGATGTTTTGCCCAGAACACTGCTCTTGCCCCCTCCCACTCTAGGGCCTGGAGACCAAAACACAG ATCCTCTGCAGATTGGCAGCATCCAACTCAACACCTCAGGGAGGGTGTTCTTTGTGGTGAACAAGCTCTACCTGGAGACCCACAGAGGGTGGGAGATGGAGCAGATGCCCCCAGAGACAACTCCAGAGACTGCCGAGAGACATGGTCCAG CCCCCAGGACTCCAGCCCCTCACCAGGTCTCCTGGGTGGAAGGCCCACTCAGCCCAGAAGTACACCATCCTAGGCCAGCTCTGGCCAGCCTggtggaagagaagaaggaggatgACTACAAAGATGAAGAAGAGGGAGCTGAGGATGCGCTCACGCGTCACATCCGGGCTCTAGCCAGGGCCCGGAGCAGCTACGTGGCCAGGCAGTTCCGGGGCTTTCGGGTGCGCCTCACCTCAGAGGCTGAAGGTCCCCACAGGCCTGGGGACCCGGCCACAGAGCTGCTTCAGGATATGCGGCACCTCCTTGCTGACCTCCAAGATCACTTAGCAAAGGACCCCGATGTCAGGGCTGTCTTTGAGAGCAGGGCTCCCGGGGCCCCCCAGAAGGACGAGGATCTAG GCCCCGCGGTGGAGGCGGCCCTGTGCCGGGCGGTGCTGGCGCCTCTGAAGCCGGCCCTGTGGACTCGACTCCGCACGCTCCGCGCCCCAGCTCTGCGGCAACTGCGGCGGCGACAGATAGCCCTGCGGGCGGAGGCGGGGCCTCCGGGAGCTCAGGGGGCGGGGCATGAGAGGCGGGGCCCCGTCCCCGCCCTGCGAAGCCGCATCCACGCGCGCCTGGCGCGCCTCCACTCAGCCTGCGCCCCACGCCGCAAGGCGTCGCTCCTGCTGGCGGTGTGCAGTGACGTCTACGAGGGCCTGGCTCGGGACGAAAACCAAG AGCCCCTGGGGGCCGACGCCTTCCTGCCAGCGCTAACAGAGGAACTAATCTGGAGTCCGGACATTGGGGAGACTCAGCTTGACGTGGAGTTTCTCATGGAGCTCTTGGATCCGGACGAGCTACGGGGAGAGG CCGGGTACTACCTGACCACGTGGTTTGGGGCCCTGTACCACATTGCCCACTACCAGCCCGACACGGGCCGCGCGCCCCAGGGGCTCAGCTCTGAGGCTCGGGCCTCCCTGCGCCAGTGGCACCGCAGGCGGACGCTGCATAGACAGAGCCCCACCGAAGCCCAG gCCAAGCTGCCCTTTGAGGAACCATGGGCAATAGAGATTGTGCAAGAGGCCAGTGATGATTAG
- the RINL gene encoding ras and Rab interactor-like protein isoform X3 — MMVQPEDKASAGPTDGERLIPSQANGAGETPLRVLGTPEPLLRLQRTWGVWQIPELDAQDAKALLELWPPGSFLVIGHDPRQVLVLRTGPSPGEINTYQILKLPGGVSLESSNLCMSDLPHLLAFLSASRDVLPRTLLLPPPTLGPGDQNTDPLQIGSIQLNTSGRVFFVVNKLYLETHRGWEMEQMPPETTPETAERHGPAPRTPAPHQVSWVEGPLSPEVHHPRPALASLVEEKKEDDYKDEEEGAEDALTRHIRALARARSSYVARQFRGFRVRLTSEAEGPHRPGDPATELLQDMRHLLADLQDHLAKDPDVRAVFESRAPGAPQKDEDLGPAVEAALCRAVLAPLKPALWTRLRTLRAPALRQLRRRQIALRAEAGPPGAQGAGHERRGPVPALRSRIHARLARLHSACAPRRKASLLLAVCSDVYEGLARDENQEPLGADAFLPALTEELIWSPDIGETQLDVEFLMELLDPDELRGEAGYYLTTWFGALYHIAHYQPDTGRAPQGLSSEARASLRQWHRRRTLHRQSPTEAQAKLPFEEPWAIEIVQEVHSSSAFDFRP, encoded by the exons ATGATGGTACAGCCAGAGGACAAGGCCTCAGCAGGCCCCACCGATGGGGAGAG ACTAATCCCATCACAGGCGAATGGAGCAGGTGAGACCCCCTTAAGAGTCCTTGGGACCCCAGAGCCACTCCTTCGCCTTCAGAGGACATGGGGGGTGTGGCAGATCCCAGAGCTGGATGCCCAGGATGCAAAAGCCCTTCTGGAGCTGTGGCCACCAGGG AGTTTCCTGGTCATAGGACATGATCCCAGACAGGTCCTTGTGTTGAGGACAGGACCTTCACCAGGGGAAATCAACACCTACCAGATCCTGAAGCTTCCTGGAG GTGTGTCTCTGGAGTCCTCTAACCTCTGCATGTCAGACCTGCCCCATCTCCTGGCCTTCCTATCAGCCAGCAG GGATGTTTTGCCCAGAACACTGCTCTTGCCCCCTCCCACTCTAGGGCCTGGAGACCAAAACACAG ATCCTCTGCAGATTGGCAGCATCCAACTCAACACCTCAGGGAGGGTGTTCTTTGTGGTGAACAAGCTCTACCTGGAGACCCACAGAGGGTGGGAGATGGAGCAGATGCCCCCAGAGACAACTCCAGAGACTGCCGAGAGACATGGTCCAG CCCCCAGGACTCCAGCCCCTCACCAGGTCTCCTGGGTGGAAGGCCCACTCAGCCCAGAAGTACACCATCCTAGGCCAGCTCTGGCCAGCCTggtggaagagaagaaggaggatgACTACAAAGATGAAGAAGAGGGAGCTGAGGATGCGCTCACGCGTCACATCCGGGCTCTAGCCAGGGCCCGGAGCAGCTACGTGGCCAGGCAGTTCCGGGGCTTTCGGGTGCGCCTCACCTCAGAGGCTGAAGGTCCCCACAGGCCTGGGGACCCGGCCACAGAGCTGCTTCAGGATATGCGGCACCTCCTTGCTGACCTCCAAGATCACTTAGCAAAGGACCCCGATGTCAGGGCTGTCTTTGAGAGCAGGGCTCCCGGGGCCCCCCAGAAGGACGAGGATCTAG GCCCCGCGGTGGAGGCGGCCCTGTGCCGGGCGGTGCTGGCGCCTCTGAAGCCGGCCCTGTGGACTCGACTCCGCACGCTCCGCGCCCCAGCTCTGCGGCAACTGCGGCGGCGACAGATAGCCCTGCGGGCGGAGGCGGGGCCTCCGGGAGCTCAGGGGGCGGGGCATGAGAGGCGGGGCCCCGTCCCCGCCCTGCGAAGCCGCATCCACGCGCGCCTGGCGCGCCTCCACTCAGCCTGCGCCCCACGCCGCAAGGCGTCGCTCCTGCTGGCGGTGTGCAGTGACGTCTACGAGGGCCTGGCTCGGGACGAAAACCAAG AGCCCCTGGGGGCCGACGCCTTCCTGCCAGCGCTAACAGAGGAACTAATCTGGAGTCCGGACATTGGGGAGACTCAGCTTGACGTGGAGTTTCTCATGGAGCTCTTGGATCCGGACGAGCTACGGGGAGAGG CCGGGTACTACCTGACCACGTGGTTTGGGGCCCTGTACCACATTGCCCACTACCAGCCCGACACGGGCCGCGCGCCCCAGGGGCTCAGCTCTGAGGCTCGGGCCTCCCTGCGCCAGTGGCACCGCAGGCGGACGCTGCATAGACAGAGCCCCACCGAAGCCCAG gCCAAGCTGCCCTTTGAGGAACCATGGGCAATAGAGATTGTGCAAGAG gtccactcaAGTTCAGCCTTTGATTTTAGACCCTAA
- the RINL gene encoding ras and Rab interactor-like protein isoform X5: protein MSDLPHLLAFLSASRDVLPRTLLLPPPTLGPGDQNTDPLQIGSIQLNTSGRVFFVVNKLYLETHRGWEMEQMPPETTPETAERHGPAPRTPAPHQVSWVEGPLSPEVHHPRPALASLVEEKKEDDYKDEEEGAEDALTRHIRALARARSSYVARQFRGFRVRLTSEAEGPHRPGDPATELLQDMRHLLADLQDHLAKDPDVRAVFESRAPGAPQKDEDLGPAVEAALCRAVLAPLKPALWTRLRTLRAPALRQLRRRQIALRAEAGPPGAQGAGHERRGPVPALRSRIHARLARLHSACAPRRKASLLLAVCSDVYEGLARDENQEPLGADAFLPALTEELIWSPDIGETQLDVEFLMELLDPDELRGEAGYYLTTWFGALYHIAHYQPDTGRAPQGLSSEARASLRQWHRRRTLHRQSPTEAQAKLPFEEPWAIEIVQEVHSSSAFDFRP, encoded by the exons ATGTCAGACCTGCCCCATCTCCTGGCCTTCCTATCAGCCAGCAG GGATGTTTTGCCCAGAACACTGCTCTTGCCCCCTCCCACTCTAGGGCCTGGAGACCAAAACACAG ATCCTCTGCAGATTGGCAGCATCCAACTCAACACCTCAGGGAGGGTGTTCTTTGTGGTGAACAAGCTCTACCTGGAGACCCACAGAGGGTGGGAGATGGAGCAGATGCCCCCAGAGACAACTCCAGAGACTGCCGAGAGACATGGTCCAG CCCCCAGGACTCCAGCCCCTCACCAGGTCTCCTGGGTGGAAGGCCCACTCAGCCCAGAAGTACACCATCCTAGGCCAGCTCTGGCCAGCCTggtggaagagaagaaggaggatgACTACAAAGATGAAGAAGAGGGAGCTGAGGATGCGCTCACGCGTCACATCCGGGCTCTAGCCAGGGCCCGGAGCAGCTACGTGGCCAGGCAGTTCCGGGGCTTTCGGGTGCGCCTCACCTCAGAGGCTGAAGGTCCCCACAGGCCTGGGGACCCGGCCACAGAGCTGCTTCAGGATATGCGGCACCTCCTTGCTGACCTCCAAGATCACTTAGCAAAGGACCCCGATGTCAGGGCTGTCTTTGAGAGCAGGGCTCCCGGGGCCCCCCAGAAGGACGAGGATCTAG GCCCCGCGGTGGAGGCGGCCCTGTGCCGGGCGGTGCTGGCGCCTCTGAAGCCGGCCCTGTGGACTCGACTCCGCACGCTCCGCGCCCCAGCTCTGCGGCAACTGCGGCGGCGACAGATAGCCCTGCGGGCGGAGGCGGGGCCTCCGGGAGCTCAGGGGGCGGGGCATGAGAGGCGGGGCCCCGTCCCCGCCCTGCGAAGCCGCATCCACGCGCGCCTGGCGCGCCTCCACTCAGCCTGCGCCCCACGCCGCAAGGCGTCGCTCCTGCTGGCGGTGTGCAGTGACGTCTACGAGGGCCTGGCTCGGGACGAAAACCAAG AGCCCCTGGGGGCCGACGCCTTCCTGCCAGCGCTAACAGAGGAACTAATCTGGAGTCCGGACATTGGGGAGACTCAGCTTGACGTGGAGTTTCTCATGGAGCTCTTGGATCCGGACGAGCTACGGGGAGAGG CCGGGTACTACCTGACCACGTGGTTTGGGGCCCTGTACCACATTGCCCACTACCAGCCCGACACGGGCCGCGCGCCCCAGGGGCTCAGCTCTGAGGCTCGGGCCTCCCTGCGCCAGTGGCACCGCAGGCGGACGCTGCATAGACAGAGCCCCACCGAAGCCCAG gCCAAGCTGCCCTTTGAGGAACCATGGGCAATAGAGATTGTGCAAGAG gtccactcaAGTTCAGCCTTTGATTTTAGACCCTAA
- the RINL gene encoding ras and Rab interactor-like protein isoform X2 codes for MGRGEGCWGCLQLLPLDSEAPSIQFPSATGPRTPSLTLCPWASPSCTFDPISVSNCLPLSPGLLVPVCPRLIPSQANGAGETPLRVLGTPEPLLRLQRTWGVWQIPELDAQDAKALLELWPPGSFLVIGHDPRQVLVLRTGPSPGEINTYQILKLPGGVSLESSNLCMSDLPHLLAFLSASRDVLPRTLLLPPPTLGPGDQNTDPLQIGSIQLNTSGRVFFVVNKLYLETHRGWEMEQMPPETTPETAERHGPAPRTPAPHQVSWVEGPLSPEVHHPRPALASLVEEKKEDDYKDEEEGAEDALTRHIRALARARSSYVARQFRGFRVRLTSEAEGPHRPGDPATELLQDMRHLLADLQDHLAKDPDVRAVFESRAPGAPQKDEDLGPAVEAALCRAVLAPLKPALWTRLRTLRAPALRQLRRRQIALRAEAGPPGAQGAGHERRGPVPALRSRIHARLARLHSACAPRRKASLLLAVCSDVYEGLARDENQEPLGADAFLPALTEELIWSPDIGETQLDVEFLMELLDPDELRGEAGYYLTTWFGALYHIAHYQPDTGRAPQGLSSEARASLRQWHRRRTLHRQSPTEAQAKLPFEEPWAIEIVQEASDD; via the exons ATGGGGAGAGGTGAGGGCTGCTGGGGCTGTCTCCAGCTCCTGCCCCTGGATTCAGAAGCCCCTTCCATCCAGTTCCCATCCGCCACAGGACCCAGAACCCCATCTCTGACCCTTTGCCCCTGGGCTTCCCCTTCCTGTACCTTTGACCCCATCTCAGTGTCCAACTGCCTTCCTCTGTCCCCTGGTCTCCTGGTCCCTGTGTGTCCCAGACTAATCCCATCACAGGCGAATGGAGCAGGTGAGACCCCCTTAAGAGTCCTTGGGACCCCAGAGCCACTCCTTCGCCTTCAGAGGACATGGGGGGTGTGGCAGATCCCAGAGCTGGATGCCCAGGATGCAAAAGCCCTTCTGGAGCTGTGGCCACCAGGG AGTTTCCTGGTCATAGGACATGATCCCAGACAGGTCCTTGTGTTGAGGACAGGACCTTCACCAGGGGAAATCAACACCTACCAGATCCTGAAGCTTCCTGGAG GTGTGTCTCTGGAGTCCTCTAACCTCTGCATGTCAGACCTGCCCCATCTCCTGGCCTTCCTATCAGCCAGCAG GGATGTTTTGCCCAGAACACTGCTCTTGCCCCCTCCCACTCTAGGGCCTGGAGACCAAAACACAG ATCCTCTGCAGATTGGCAGCATCCAACTCAACACCTCAGGGAGGGTGTTCTTTGTGGTGAACAAGCTCTACCTGGAGACCCACAGAGGGTGGGAGATGGAGCAGATGCCCCCAGAGACAACTCCAGAGACTGCCGAGAGACATGGTCCAG CCCCCAGGACTCCAGCCCCTCACCAGGTCTCCTGGGTGGAAGGCCCACTCAGCCCAGAAGTACACCATCCTAGGCCAGCTCTGGCCAGCCTggtggaagagaagaaggaggatgACTACAAAGATGAAGAAGAGGGAGCTGAGGATGCGCTCACGCGTCACATCCGGGCTCTAGCCAGGGCCCGGAGCAGCTACGTGGCCAGGCAGTTCCGGGGCTTTCGGGTGCGCCTCACCTCAGAGGCTGAAGGTCCCCACAGGCCTGGGGACCCGGCCACAGAGCTGCTTCAGGATATGCGGCACCTCCTTGCTGACCTCCAAGATCACTTAGCAAAGGACCCCGATGTCAGGGCTGTCTTTGAGAGCAGGGCTCCCGGGGCCCCCCAGAAGGACGAGGATCTAG GCCCCGCGGTGGAGGCGGCCCTGTGCCGGGCGGTGCTGGCGCCTCTGAAGCCGGCCCTGTGGACTCGACTCCGCACGCTCCGCGCCCCAGCTCTGCGGCAACTGCGGCGGCGACAGATAGCCCTGCGGGCGGAGGCGGGGCCTCCGGGAGCTCAGGGGGCGGGGCATGAGAGGCGGGGCCCCGTCCCCGCCCTGCGAAGCCGCATCCACGCGCGCCTGGCGCGCCTCCACTCAGCCTGCGCCCCACGCCGCAAGGCGTCGCTCCTGCTGGCGGTGTGCAGTGACGTCTACGAGGGCCTGGCTCGGGACGAAAACCAAG AGCCCCTGGGGGCCGACGCCTTCCTGCCAGCGCTAACAGAGGAACTAATCTGGAGTCCGGACATTGGGGAGACTCAGCTTGACGTGGAGTTTCTCATGGAGCTCTTGGATCCGGACGAGCTACGGGGAGAGG CCGGGTACTACCTGACCACGTGGTTTGGGGCCCTGTACCACATTGCCCACTACCAGCCCGACACGGGCCGCGCGCCCCAGGGGCTCAGCTCTGAGGCTCGGGCCTCCCTGCGCCAGTGGCACCGCAGGCGGACGCTGCATAGACAGAGCCCCACCGAAGCCCAG gCCAAGCTGCCCTTTGAGGAACCATGGGCAATAGAGATTGTGCAAGAGGCCAGTGATGATTAG